Proteins from one Nitrospiria bacterium genomic window:
- a CDS encoding exopolyphosphatase, producing MRLVTRGDLDGLTSAVLISTMEEIDSIELIHPQDITDNNFEVTENDILANLPYHPKCALWFDHHLLTNSNIKPPENFKGNHALSPSAARVIFDYYASDKLKKYEFLVQETDRLDSAQLTLEDILAPQGVILLGFTIDGRTGIVQFKEYFMSLIQWLKSMPIDEVLKKSEVAVRARFLKDENIHFRKILKENSLLDEKMILTDFRRIDEVPVGNRFLVYTLFPQANISLRLQWGPKKSFVAATLGHSIINRTSKVNCGEICSQFGGGGHRGAGAVPLMLEYAEDQISQIIQMVKEGG from the coding sequence ATGAGGCTGGTGACACGGGGAGATCTGGACGGTTTAACGTCCGCTGTTTTAATCTCAACCATGGAAGAAATTGATTCCATTGAACTCATCCATCCGCAGGATATCACCGATAATAATTTCGAGGTTACAGAAAACGATATTCTAGCGAACCTTCCTTATCACCCAAAATGCGCATTATGGTTTGACCATCATCTTTTGACCAATAGCAATATAAAGCCCCCTGAGAATTTCAAAGGTAACCATGCTTTGTCACCCAGCGCCGCAAGAGTCATTTTTGATTATTACGCCTCGGATAAGCTCAAGAAGTATGAGTTTCTTGTTCAAGAGACCGATCGTTTGGATTCGGCCCAGCTGACCCTGGAGGACATTCTCGCCCCTCAGGGGGTTATTCTGCTGGGATTTACCATTGACGGAAGGACCGGTATAGTTCAATTTAAGGAATATTTTATGAGCTTGATCCAATGGCTTAAATCGATGCCCATTGATGAAGTACTTAAAAAATCAGAAGTGGCGGTAAGGGCAAGATTTCTAAAGGATGAAAATATTCATTTTAGGAAAATCCTCAAAGAAAATTCCCTCTTGGATGAAAAAATGATCCTCACCGATTTCCGGCGAATCGATGAGGTCCCCGTGGGTAATCGTTTCCTTGTCTATACCCTTTTTCCCCAAGCCAATATATCGCTCCGTTTGCAGTGGGGTCCAAAAAAATCCTTTGTTGCAGCCACCCTGGGGCACAGCATAATTAACCGGACCAGCAAGGTAAACTGTGGAGAGATATGCAGCCAATTTGGGGGAGGAGGGCATCGAGGGGCAGGGGCTGTCCCATTGATGCTTGAATATGCCGAGGACCAAATTTCCCAGATCATACAAATGGTCAAAGAGGGCGGGTAG